From the genome of Lentilactobacillus buchneri, one region includes:
- a CDS encoding Lrp/AsnC family transcriptional regulator — MDKLDRKILNIIQEDGRASIKSIAEKCFISAPSASVRLQNLENHGFINGYTANVNYEKLGYLIKAFVRIDVSYVEMPKFVDFISKIPNVVECNYITGDASVQLKVFYKTMTELNEFNASLKEFGYSHTNVAFTTNIGPRPLKLPENDE, encoded by the coding sequence ATGGACAAATTAGATCGCAAAATTTTAAATATCATTCAAGAAGACGGCCGGGCATCCATCAAGAGCATCGCTGAAAAATGTTTCATCTCCGCGCCATCCGCGTCCGTTCGCCTGCAAAATCTTGAAAATCATGGGTTCATCAACGGCTATACCGCCAATGTCAATTACGAAAAGTTGGGCTATTTGATCAAAGCATTTGTCCGAATTGACGTTAGTTACGTTGAAATGCCTAAGTTTGTTGACTTCATTTCAAAAATTCCCAATGTGGTGGAATGCAACTACATCACCGGAGACGCCTCGGTTCAGCTGAAGGTTTTCTATAAAACCATGACCGAACTGAATGAATTCAACGCGTCTCTTAAGGAGTTCGGCTACAGTCACACAAACGTTGCCTTCACAACGAATATTGGCCCTCGCCCACTAAAACTGCCGGAAAACGACGAATAG